The proteins below are encoded in one region of Micromonospora yangpuensis:
- a CDS encoding recombinase family protein, translating into MNAPFKHRVGGYGRQSVKREGGGEVSTVIQKTAARGRSDQMGATWVDWYEDLGISAFSGTERPGFDRLVADCHSGRINMIIVYYISRLSRLDPLDAIPVVTDLLNRGVTIVSVAEGEFRRGNLVDLIHLIMRLDQAHGESKTKSINVKAAKALARDLGGYVSGKAPYGFALTPEVRRSPDGRPITIQLLIRNDFEVAIIRRMFDWMLSPTSPATVGGLAAALNAANVPTRGQTTGKLAANSAWRPRTVNRILRDPRIAGYAAEVVYSTRKDGRQGANVIGYRLVRDESGEPVRTHPALVDPHEWYTVQAILDGKPSPVVPLRRDVASLLGSLGVLRCECGSLMKSHRINDVEYKSTYLCNRAPGRRLPGTHSGGCAIAMLALDDYIARRIFALIATAEYAPDTLDTIAEATRRFGVASADPAVAAQRGAIAGELDDAERTLTELYDDRAAGGYSGTIGKRRFLDSERSLSGRIDLLTAQLAEIDNAASPTLPIGEWLGEPGSDPLGPGSWWAGASLAERRTLVATFVGSITVRKSATRGGRGSAESRVSIEWARPAEDV; encoded by the coding sequence ATCAATGCCCCTTTCAAGCATCGGGTCGGTGGATACGGCCGTCAGTCGGTGAAGCGCGAGGGTGGCGGTGAGGTGTCTACGGTCATCCAGAAGACCGCCGCGCGGGGCCGATCCGACCAGATGGGCGCGACCTGGGTCGATTGGTACGAAGACCTCGGCATCAGTGCGTTCAGCGGGACCGAGCGCCCCGGCTTCGATCGGCTGGTAGCCGATTGCCACTCCGGCCGCATCAATATGATCATCGTCTATTACATTTCCCGGCTGTCTCGCCTTGACCCCCTCGACGCCATCCCCGTCGTTACCGACCTGCTCAACCGGGGCGTGACCATCGTCAGCGTGGCCGAAGGCGAGTTCCGCCGGGGCAACCTAGTGGATCTAATCCACCTGATCATGAGGCTCGATCAGGCGCACGGAGAGTCGAAGACGAAGAGTATCAACGTAAAGGCCGCGAAGGCCCTTGCCCGCGACCTAGGCGGCTACGTCTCCGGCAAGGCCCCGTACGGCTTCGCACTAACCCCCGAGGTTCGACGCAGCCCCGACGGGCGACCGATCACGATTCAACTACTCATCCGCAATGACTTCGAGGTCGCGATCATCCGCCGTATGTTCGATTGGATGCTGTCTCCGACCTCGCCCGCGACCGTCGGCGGACTCGCCGCCGCCCTGAACGCGGCCAACGTCCCCACTCGGGGGCAGACCACCGGCAAACTCGCCGCCAACAGCGCGTGGCGTCCCCGCACGGTGAACCGCATCCTGCGTGACCCCCGGATCGCCGGCTACGCCGCCGAGGTGGTCTATTCCACCCGCAAGGACGGCCGGCAAGGGGCCAACGTGATCGGATACCGCCTCGTACGCGACGAGAGCGGCGAGCCAGTCCGCACTCACCCGGCGCTTGTCGACCCACACGAGTGGTACACGGTGCAAGCCATACTCGACGGCAAGCCGTCCCCCGTCGTCCCGTTGCGGCGCGACGTGGCCTCTCTGCTCGGCTCCCTCGGGGTGCTGCGCTGCGAGTGCGGATCGCTCATGAAGTCGCACCGAATCAATGATGTCGAGTACAAGTCGACGTACTTGTGCAACCGCGCCCCCGGCCGTCGGCTCCCCGGCACACACAGTGGCGGCTGCGCCATCGCCATGCTCGCGCTCGACGACTACATTGCCCGCCGAATCTTCGCCCTGATCGCCACCGCCGAATACGCCCCGGACACCCTCGACACGATCGCCGAGGCAACGCGCCGGTTCGGGGTCGCCTCGGCGGACCCGGCTGTAGCCGCCCAGCGCGGGGCCATCGCGGGCGAGCTGGACGACGCCGAGCGCACCCTCACCGAGCTGTATGACGACCGGGCGGCGGGCGGATACTCCGGCACGATCGGGAAGCGCCGTTTCCTGGACTCCGAACGGTCGCTGTCCGGCCGGATCGATCTACTGACCGCCCAGCTCGCCGAGATCGACAACGCCGCGTCGCCCACTCTCCCTATCGGCGAGTGGCTCGGCGAGCCTGGGTCGGACCCGCTCGGGCCGGGGTCGTGGTGGGCCGGCGCGTCGCTGGCCGAGCGGCGAACCCTGGTCGCGACGTTCGTCGGCTCAATCACCGTGCGGAAGTCGGCGACACGCGGCGGCCGAGGGTCGGCCGAATCGCGCGTCTCGATCGAGTGGGCGCGACCGGCCGAAGACGTGTAA